GCGCTTCGGTTCGGCTACGAGTCCACGCGGGAGTGGCTCGACGAGCACGGCGCGCGGCTGCTCAGGCGCCTGCTGCTCCAGCCCTTCGCCGTGTAAGACGATGGGGGGCCCCGAGATGGCCCCTGGCGCTGTCCGCGCGAGACCATCAGCGGCGGCCCCCCTGCGAGCTTCGCCGAGTCCGGGAGCATCCGCAATCGGCCCATGGCGACGACGCCGAGTGCCGGGCCGATTGCGAGAGCTGCAAACGCCCACGGCCAGCCAGCCCAGCGCACGAGCGGAGGGGTCAGCCAGATCGACACCATCGTGAGCGCGAACCCCACGCACGTCTGGGTCGTCAGGGCCGTGCCGACGTAGGCGGGCGGCGAGAGCTCGGTGATCGCGGTGGAGAACTGGGCCGAGTCGGCGACGATCGCAATCCCCCACACGGCCGCGAGCCCGAGCGTGACGAGGGGCGGCCCGCCGAACGTGAGTCCGGTCACCGCGGCGCAGGTACCGGAGATCGCCATCGCGGTCATCGTGAGCGTCGTCCGTCCCCAGCGGTCGGAGACCACGCCGCCCAGCCAGCAGCCGAGCGCGCCCACCGCGATCACCAGGAACGTGGCGCCGCTCGCGTTGAGTCCCGCGTAGCTCCCGCCGCCCCGCACGCGGAGGCTCTCCGCGAGGAAGACGCCGATCCACGCCCACATCGCGTAGAGCTCCCACATGTGGCCGAGGTAGCCGAAGCACACGAGCCTCGGGCCGCGCTCCCTGAAGACCGCGAAGGCCATCCTGAGGTCGAAACGCGCCGCGGGGAACCGATACGGCCCCTCGCGCACAAAGGCCTGGACCAACACGGCCGCGGCGGCCGCGAGCACGGAGGCGGCGCCGAGCGTTCCCCGCCACGGCAGCTCAGTCACGCCGCGGATCAGGTGAGGCGTCGCCGAGCCCACCGTGAGGGCGCCGATGAGAATCCCGATCGCGAGGCCGCGGCCCTCGCGGAACCATGTCGCCATGATCTTCATCGCCGGCGGGTACGCGCCCGCCATGCTCACGCCGGTCACGAAGCGTAGTAGCAGCGCGGGGCCGAGGCTCGACGCCCAGAGCGCGAGCGCGCCGTTCGCCGCCGCGCCGAGGACGACGGACCAGGTCATGAGCGTGCGAGGCGACCAGACGTCGGGCAGGTTGCCGAGCGCGCTCGCGAGCGTGCCGACGATGAAGCCGGCCTGGACCGCGATCGTGAGCGCCGCGCTCCCGCTGTCGCCGAGGGCCCACTCGCGCCGGAGCGCGGGCAAGACCGCGGAGGCGCTGAACCAGAGGCCGAGCGCGCCGAGCTCGGCGAGCGAGAGGACGGTGAGCTGCCGCCAGGCGCGCGTCACGCGTGCGCGCTACTCGATGACGCCTTTCTCGCGGAGCCGCCCGATGTCGGCGGCGGAGAGCCCGAGGTCCTTCAGGACGTTCTCGGTGTGCTCGGAGGGCAGGGGCGCGGCGCTCCGGATCGCGCCGGGCGTGTCGGAGAGCTTGATGGCGACGCCGACCTGTCGGACGCGCCCGTGTTTCGGGTGCTCGACGTCCACGATCATCCGCCGGTGGTTGAGCTGCGGGTCCCGCACCATCTCCTCGACCTCGTACACCTTGCCCACGCACACGTCGGCCTTCGTGAGGAGGTCGAACCACTCGTCGCGGTCCCGCGTCCGGATGATCGCCTCGATCTCGCGCCGCGCCGCCTCCTCCTCGGCGTTGGCGGCGCGCACGAACTGGTCGGGCTTGCGCGCGAACCGCGCGAGCTCCGGGCGGCCGATCGCCTTGCAGAAGTTCTCCCAGAGCCACGGCTCGGTGCAGCCGATCGTGAGGAGCTTGCCGTCGCGGGTCTCGTAGATCGCGTAGTAGGGGTAGGACCCCCCGAGGAACCCTTCGCCGCGCCGCGGCGCCAGGCCGTCGCTGAAGAAGAAGCGCATGTTGGGCGTCGCGGCGAGGAGCGAAACCGACGTGTCGAGGTAGGCGACGTCCACGTGCTGGCCGCGCCCGGTTCGCTCTCGCGCATAGAGCGCGAGGACGATGCCGAGAGCGCCGTGCATTCCGGCGCCGGCATAGTCGGCGACGAGGTTCAGCGGGATGACGGGCTTGCGGCCAGGCTCGCCGAT
This sequence is a window from Candidatus Methylomirabilota bacterium. Protein-coding genes within it:
- a CDS encoding CaiB/BaiF CoA-transferase family protein; its protein translation is MGVLDGIKILELARVPPAEFPGMLLADMGADVLKIETPEPGRPADEDWVRRTIHTFTNRNKRSMTLNMKSVDGQEIFRRLAASADVVVEGFRPGVMKRLGADYATIGQLNPRVVYCSLSGFGQDGPYRDYPAHDMNYLSLAGVLGLIGEPGRKPVIPLNLVADYAGAGMHGALGIVLALYARERTGRGQHVDVAYLDTSVSLLAATPNMRFFFSDGLAPRRGEGFLGGSYPYYAIYETRDGKLLTIGCTEPWLWENFCKAIGRPELARFARKPDQFVRAANAEEEAARREIEAIIRTRDRDEWFDLLTKADVCVGKVYEVEEMVRDPQLNHRRMIVDVEHPKHGRVRQVGVAIKLSDTPGAIRSAAPLPSEHTENVLKDLGLSAADIGRLREKGVIE
- a CDS encoding MFS transporter encodes the protein MTRAWRQLTVLSLAELGALGLWFSASAVLPALRREWALGDSGSAALTIAVQAGFIVGTLASALGNLPDVWSPRTLMTWSVVLGAAANGALALWASSLGPALLLRFVTGVSMAGAYPPAMKIMATWFREGRGLAIGILIGALTVGSATPHLIRGVTELPWRGTLGAASVLAAAAAVLVQAFVREGPYRFPAARFDLRMAFAVFRERGPRLVCFGYLGHMWELYAMWAWIGVFLAESLRVRGGGSYAGLNASGATFLVIAVGALGCWLGGVVSDRWGRTTLTMTAMAISGTCAAVTGLTFGGPPLVTLGLAAVWGIAIVADSAQFSTAITELSPPAYVGTALTTQTCVGFALTMVSIWLTPPLVRWAGWPWAFAALAIGPALGVVAMGRLRMLPDSAKLAGGPPLMVSRGQRQGPSRGPPSSYTAKGWSSRRLSSRAPCSSSHSRVDS